The following are encoded together in the Primulina tabacum isolate GXHZ01 chromosome 18, ASM2559414v2, whole genome shotgun sequence genome:
- the LOC142532199 gene encoding protein EXPORTIN 1A isoform X1, with product MAAEKLRDLSHPVDVALLDATVAAFYGTGSKEERTAADHILRDLQNNPDMWLQVVHILSSTQNLNTKFFALQVLEGVIKYRWNALPAEQRDGMKNYISEVIVKLSSDEISFRRERLYVNKLNIILVQILKHEWPARWRSFIPDLVAAAKTSETICENCMAILKLLSEEVFDFSRGEMTQQKIKELKQSLNSEFQLIHELCLYVLSASQRAELIRATLATLHAFLSWIPLGYIFESPLLETLLKFFPVPAYRNLTLQCLTEVCCTVTFRMLIVLFPKIIMAVHEPGLQVAALSFGDFYNMQYVNMYTIFLVQLQNILPPTTNFLEAYANGNTEEQAFIQNLALFFTSFFKSHIRVLESSQENINALLIGLEYLINISYVDDTEVFKVCLDYWNSLVLELFEAHHNLDNPAVTANMMGLQTPMLPLLGMVDGLGSQLMQRRQLYAGPMSKLRLLMICRMAKPEEVLIVEDENGNIVRETMKDNDVLVQYKIMRETLIYLAHLDHEDTEQLMLKKLSKQLSGEDWTWNNLNTLCWAIGSISGSMVEEQENRFLVMVIRDLLNLCEITKGKDNKAVIASNIMYVVGQYPRFLRAHWKFLKTVVNKLFEFMHETHPGVQDMACDTFLKIVQKCKRKFVIVQVGENEPFVSELLTTLPTTIADLEPHQIHSFYESVGHMIQAESDPHKRDEYLQRLMELPNQKWGEIIGQAHQSVDFLKDQDVIRAVLNILQTNTSAANSLGTYFMSQISLIFLDMLNVYRMYSELISTSIQQGGPYASRTSFVKLLRSVKRETLKLIETFLDKAEDQPHIGKQFVPPMMDPVLGDYARNLPDARESEVLSLFATIINKYKGAMIEDVPRIFEAVFQCTLEMITKNFEDYPEHRLKFFSLLRAIATHCFLALMHLSSEQLKLIMDSIIWAFRHTERNIAETGLNLLLEMLKNFQASEFCNQFYRTYLSTIEQEIFAVLTDTFHKPGFKLHVLLLQHLFSLVESGVLTEPLWDVATAPYPYPNNGMFVREYTIKLLSSSFPNMTAAEVTQFVNGLFESRADLSSFKNHIRDFLVQSKEFSAQDNKDLYAEEAAAQKERDRQRMLSIPGLIAPNEIQDEMVDS from the exons ATGGCGGCAGAGAAGTTGCGGGATTTGAGCCATCCGGTGGATGTTGCTCTGCTCGATGCCACTGTCGCTGCTTTCTATGGAACTGGATCTAAAGAGGAG AGGACTGCCGCAGATCATATTTTGCGGGACCTTCAAAATAATCCAGATATGTGGCTTCAAGTGGTTCACATTTTGTCCAGTACTCAGAACTTGAACACCAAGTTTTTTGCCCTACAG GTTCTAGAAGGTGTTATCAAGTATAGATGGAATGCTTTGCCCGCCGAACAACGAGACGGCATGAAAAACTATATTTCCGAAGTTATTGTGAAG CTTTCAAGCGATGAGATCTCCTTTCGGCGAGAGAGGTTATATGTTAACAAACTCAACATTATATTAGTGCAG ATTTTGAAGCATGAGTGGCCAGCCCGTTGGCGAAGCTTCATTCCTGACTTGGTCGCAGCTGCAAAAACTAGTGAAACCATCTGCGAGAATTGCATGGCCATTCTAAAA CTTCTAAGTGAAGAGGTCTTTGACTTCTCAAGGGGTGAAATGACTCAGCAAAAGATTAAAGAGTTAAAACAATCATTGAACAG TGAGTTCCAGCTCATTCACGAATTATGCCTATACGTATTATCAGCATCTCAAAGGGCTGAACTTATCAGGGCTACCCTAGCTACATTGCATGCATTTCTTTCATGGATTCCTCTTGGTTACATATTTGAGTCTCCACTG CTTGAAACACTTCTTAAGTTTTTTCCCGTGCCTGCATATCGCAATCTGACACTTCAGTGTTTGACGGAGGTATGTTGCACTGTCACCTTTAGAATGCTAATTGTGCTCTTTCCTAAAATAATTATGGCTGTGCATGAACCGGGCTTGCAGGTTGCTGCTCTTAGTTTTGGGGATTTTTATAACATGCAGTATGTCAATATGTATACAATATTCTTGGTGCAACTGCAG AACATCCTCCCCCCAACTACAAACTTTTTAGAAGCTTATGCGAATGGAAACACTGAGGAGCAG GCCTTCATTCAGAATTTGGCTTTGTTTTTCACATCGTTTTTCAAG TCTCATATTCGAGTTTTAGAATCGTCACAAGAGAACATAAATGCGCTGCTAATCGGCCTTGAGTATCTCATCAATATCTCATATGTGGATGATACCGAAGTTTTTAAG GTTTGTTTGGACTATTGGAACTCCCTAGTTTTGGAGCTGTTTGAAGCTCACCATAATCTGGATAATCCGGCAGTGACTGCAAACATGATGGGACTGCAG ACTCCAATGCTTCCGCTTCTCGGTATGGTTGATGGACTTGGTTCACAACTCATGCAGCGACGTCAGCTGTATGCTGGACCAATGTCAAAGTTGAGACTGCTGATGATCTGTCGTATGGCAAAGCCAGAAGAGGTGCTTATCGTTGAGGATGAAAATGGAAATATAGTTCGTGAAACCATGAAAGACAATGATGTGCTTGTGCAGTATAAG ATTATGAGGGAAACTCTGATCTACTTGGCTCATCTTGATCATGAAGATACAGAACAACTG ATGCTGAAGAAATTAAGTAAACAACtgagtggagaggattggaCCTGGAACAACCTCAATACATTATGTTGGGCAATTGGATCTATCTCTGGTTCAATGGTGGAGGAGCAg GAAAACAGGTTTCTGGTGATGGTCATTCGTGATTTGTTGAACCTCTGTGAGATTACCAAAGGAAAGGACAATAAAGCAGTCATTGCCAGTAATATAAT GTATGTGGTTGGGCAGTACCCTAGATTTTTGAGGGCTCATTGGAAGTTCTTGAAAACTGTCGTGAACAAGTTGTTTGAATTCATGCACGAAACCCATCCTGGAGTTCAG GACATGGCATGTGATACGTTCTTGAAAATCGTGCAGAAATGCAAACGTAAATTTGTTATTGTACAG GTTGGAGAAAATGAACCATTCGTTTCAGAACTATTAACCACTCTTCCAACGACTATTGCAGATCTCGAGCCTCATCAGATCCATTCCTTTTATGAATCT GTGGGTCATATGATTCAAGCGGAATCGGATCCTCATAAGAGGGACGAATACTTACAGAGATTGATGGAGCTTCCTAATCAG AAATGGGGTGAAATTATAGGGCAGGCACATCAGAGCGTGGATTTCCTGAAAGATCAAGATGTGATAAGGGCGGTGCTTAATATATTGCAG ACAAATACTAGTGCTGCCAACTCTCTTGGAACATATTTCATGTCACAGATTTCTCTAATCTTTTTGGACATGCTCAATGTGTACAG AATGTACAGTGAACTTATATCTACCAGCATCCAACAAGGAGGGCCATACGCTTCCAGGACATCCTTTGTAAAACTTCTACG CTCAGTCAAGAGGGAAACATTAAAGCTCATTGAGACATTTCTTGACAAAGCTGAAGACCAACCTCATATTGGTAAACAGTTTGTTCCTCCGATGATGGATCCCGTACTTGGTGACTATGCCCGGAATTTACCTGATGCCAGAGAGTCGGAAGTTCTTTCTCTATTCGCCACAATAATAAATAA GTACAAAGGGGCTATGATTGAGGATGTTCCTCGCATATTTGAAGCTGTTTTTCAGTGTACTCTAGAG ATGATCACAAAGAATTTTGAAGACTATCCTGAGCACAGACTAAAATTTTTTTCGTTACTTCGGGCAATTGCTACGCATTGTTTTCTTGCTTTGATGCACTTGTCCAGTGAG CAACTAAAACTTATCATGGATTCCATCATTTGGGCCTTCCGGCATACTGAACGAAATATTGCCGAAACTGGACTCAACCTATTACTGGAGATGCTGAAAAACTTTCAG GCTTCTGAGTTTTGTAATCAGTTCTATAGGACTTATCTTTCGACAATAGAGCAAGAAATCTTTGCTGTTTTGACTGACACCTTCCACAAGCCTGGTTTTAAATTGCATGTGCTGTTGCTGCAGCACCTATTTAGCCTG GTGGAATCTGGTGTATTGACTGAGCCTTTGTGGGATGTTGCAACTGCTCCTTATCCTTATCCTAATAATGGCATGTTTGTTCGTGAGTACACAATTAAACTTTTGAGTTCATCCTTCCCTAACATGACGGCAGCCGAG GTAACCCAATTTGTAAATGGACTTTTTGAGTCGAGAGCTGATCTTTCATCATTCAAGAACCACATAAGAGACTTCCTTGTGCAGTCAAAGGAATTTTCAGCTCAG gacaACAAGGATCTTTATGCCGAGGAAGCTGCTGCACAGAAAGAAAGGGACCGACAAAGAATGCTATCAATTCCAGGGCTGATAGCGCCCAATGAGATACAAGATGAAATGGTGGACTCATAA
- the LOC142532199 gene encoding protein EXPORTIN 1A isoform X2, which yields MAAEKLRDLSHPVDVALLDATVAAFYGTGSKEERTAADHILRDLQNNPDMWLQVVHILSSTQNLNTKFFALQVLEGVIKYRWNALPAEQRDGMKNYISEVIVKLSSDEISFRRERLYVNKLNIILVQILKHEWPARWRSFIPDLVAAAKTSETICENCMAILKLLSEEVFDFSRGEMTQQKIKELKQSLNSEFQLIHELCLYVLSASQRAELIRATLATLHAFLSWIPLGYIFESPLLETLLKFFPVPAYRNLTLQCLTEVAALSFGDFYNMQYVNMYTIFLVQLQNILPPTTNFLEAYANGNTEEQAFIQNLALFFTSFFKSHIRVLESSQENINALLIGLEYLINISYVDDTEVFKVCLDYWNSLVLELFEAHHNLDNPAVTANMMGLQTPMLPLLGMVDGLGSQLMQRRQLYAGPMSKLRLLMICRMAKPEEVLIVEDENGNIVRETMKDNDVLVQYKIMRETLIYLAHLDHEDTEQLMLKKLSKQLSGEDWTWNNLNTLCWAIGSISGSMVEEQENRFLVMVIRDLLNLCEITKGKDNKAVIASNIMYVVGQYPRFLRAHWKFLKTVVNKLFEFMHETHPGVQDMACDTFLKIVQKCKRKFVIVQVGENEPFVSELLTTLPTTIADLEPHQIHSFYESVGHMIQAESDPHKRDEYLQRLMELPNQKWGEIIGQAHQSVDFLKDQDVIRAVLNILQTNTSAANSLGTYFMSQISLIFLDMLNVYRMYSELISTSIQQGGPYASRTSFVKLLRSVKRETLKLIETFLDKAEDQPHIGKQFVPPMMDPVLGDYARNLPDARESEVLSLFATIINKYKGAMIEDVPRIFEAVFQCTLEMITKNFEDYPEHRLKFFSLLRAIATHCFLALMHLSSEQLKLIMDSIIWAFRHTERNIAETGLNLLLEMLKNFQASEFCNQFYRTYLSTIEQEIFAVLTDTFHKPGFKLHVLLLQHLFSLVESGVLTEPLWDVATAPYPYPNNGMFVREYTIKLLSSSFPNMTAAEVTQFVNGLFESRADLSSFKNHIRDFLVQSKEFSAQDNKDLYAEEAAAQKERDRQRMLSIPGLIAPNEIQDEMVDS from the exons ATGGCGGCAGAGAAGTTGCGGGATTTGAGCCATCCGGTGGATGTTGCTCTGCTCGATGCCACTGTCGCTGCTTTCTATGGAACTGGATCTAAAGAGGAG AGGACTGCCGCAGATCATATTTTGCGGGACCTTCAAAATAATCCAGATATGTGGCTTCAAGTGGTTCACATTTTGTCCAGTACTCAGAACTTGAACACCAAGTTTTTTGCCCTACAG GTTCTAGAAGGTGTTATCAAGTATAGATGGAATGCTTTGCCCGCCGAACAACGAGACGGCATGAAAAACTATATTTCCGAAGTTATTGTGAAG CTTTCAAGCGATGAGATCTCCTTTCGGCGAGAGAGGTTATATGTTAACAAACTCAACATTATATTAGTGCAG ATTTTGAAGCATGAGTGGCCAGCCCGTTGGCGAAGCTTCATTCCTGACTTGGTCGCAGCTGCAAAAACTAGTGAAACCATCTGCGAGAATTGCATGGCCATTCTAAAA CTTCTAAGTGAAGAGGTCTTTGACTTCTCAAGGGGTGAAATGACTCAGCAAAAGATTAAAGAGTTAAAACAATCATTGAACAG TGAGTTCCAGCTCATTCACGAATTATGCCTATACGTATTATCAGCATCTCAAAGGGCTGAACTTATCAGGGCTACCCTAGCTACATTGCATGCATTTCTTTCATGGATTCCTCTTGGTTACATATTTGAGTCTCCACTG CTTGAAACACTTCTTAAGTTTTTTCCCGTGCCTGCATATCGCAATCTGACACTTCAGTGTTTGACGGAG GTTGCTGCTCTTAGTTTTGGGGATTTTTATAACATGCAGTATGTCAATATGTATACAATATTCTTGGTGCAACTGCAG AACATCCTCCCCCCAACTACAAACTTTTTAGAAGCTTATGCGAATGGAAACACTGAGGAGCAG GCCTTCATTCAGAATTTGGCTTTGTTTTTCACATCGTTTTTCAAG TCTCATATTCGAGTTTTAGAATCGTCACAAGAGAACATAAATGCGCTGCTAATCGGCCTTGAGTATCTCATCAATATCTCATATGTGGATGATACCGAAGTTTTTAAG GTTTGTTTGGACTATTGGAACTCCCTAGTTTTGGAGCTGTTTGAAGCTCACCATAATCTGGATAATCCGGCAGTGACTGCAAACATGATGGGACTGCAG ACTCCAATGCTTCCGCTTCTCGGTATGGTTGATGGACTTGGTTCACAACTCATGCAGCGACGTCAGCTGTATGCTGGACCAATGTCAAAGTTGAGACTGCTGATGATCTGTCGTATGGCAAAGCCAGAAGAGGTGCTTATCGTTGAGGATGAAAATGGAAATATAGTTCGTGAAACCATGAAAGACAATGATGTGCTTGTGCAGTATAAG ATTATGAGGGAAACTCTGATCTACTTGGCTCATCTTGATCATGAAGATACAGAACAACTG ATGCTGAAGAAATTAAGTAAACAACtgagtggagaggattggaCCTGGAACAACCTCAATACATTATGTTGGGCAATTGGATCTATCTCTGGTTCAATGGTGGAGGAGCAg GAAAACAGGTTTCTGGTGATGGTCATTCGTGATTTGTTGAACCTCTGTGAGATTACCAAAGGAAAGGACAATAAAGCAGTCATTGCCAGTAATATAAT GTATGTGGTTGGGCAGTACCCTAGATTTTTGAGGGCTCATTGGAAGTTCTTGAAAACTGTCGTGAACAAGTTGTTTGAATTCATGCACGAAACCCATCCTGGAGTTCAG GACATGGCATGTGATACGTTCTTGAAAATCGTGCAGAAATGCAAACGTAAATTTGTTATTGTACAG GTTGGAGAAAATGAACCATTCGTTTCAGAACTATTAACCACTCTTCCAACGACTATTGCAGATCTCGAGCCTCATCAGATCCATTCCTTTTATGAATCT GTGGGTCATATGATTCAAGCGGAATCGGATCCTCATAAGAGGGACGAATACTTACAGAGATTGATGGAGCTTCCTAATCAG AAATGGGGTGAAATTATAGGGCAGGCACATCAGAGCGTGGATTTCCTGAAAGATCAAGATGTGATAAGGGCGGTGCTTAATATATTGCAG ACAAATACTAGTGCTGCCAACTCTCTTGGAACATATTTCATGTCACAGATTTCTCTAATCTTTTTGGACATGCTCAATGTGTACAG AATGTACAGTGAACTTATATCTACCAGCATCCAACAAGGAGGGCCATACGCTTCCAGGACATCCTTTGTAAAACTTCTACG CTCAGTCAAGAGGGAAACATTAAAGCTCATTGAGACATTTCTTGACAAAGCTGAAGACCAACCTCATATTGGTAAACAGTTTGTTCCTCCGATGATGGATCCCGTACTTGGTGACTATGCCCGGAATTTACCTGATGCCAGAGAGTCGGAAGTTCTTTCTCTATTCGCCACAATAATAAATAA GTACAAAGGGGCTATGATTGAGGATGTTCCTCGCATATTTGAAGCTGTTTTTCAGTGTACTCTAGAG ATGATCACAAAGAATTTTGAAGACTATCCTGAGCACAGACTAAAATTTTTTTCGTTACTTCGGGCAATTGCTACGCATTGTTTTCTTGCTTTGATGCACTTGTCCAGTGAG CAACTAAAACTTATCATGGATTCCATCATTTGGGCCTTCCGGCATACTGAACGAAATATTGCCGAAACTGGACTCAACCTATTACTGGAGATGCTGAAAAACTTTCAG GCTTCTGAGTTTTGTAATCAGTTCTATAGGACTTATCTTTCGACAATAGAGCAAGAAATCTTTGCTGTTTTGACTGACACCTTCCACAAGCCTGGTTTTAAATTGCATGTGCTGTTGCTGCAGCACCTATTTAGCCTG GTGGAATCTGGTGTATTGACTGAGCCTTTGTGGGATGTTGCAACTGCTCCTTATCCTTATCCTAATAATGGCATGTTTGTTCGTGAGTACACAATTAAACTTTTGAGTTCATCCTTCCCTAACATGACGGCAGCCGAG GTAACCCAATTTGTAAATGGACTTTTTGAGTCGAGAGCTGATCTTTCATCATTCAAGAACCACATAAGAGACTTCCTTGTGCAGTCAAAGGAATTTTCAGCTCAG gacaACAAGGATCTTTATGCCGAGGAAGCTGCTGCACAGAAAGAAAGGGACCGACAAAGAATGCTATCAATTCCAGGGCTGATAGCGCCCAATGAGATACAAGATGAAATGGTGGACTCATAA
- the LOC142532199 gene encoding protein EXPORTIN 1A isoform X3 encodes MAAEKLRDLSHPVDVALLDATVAAFYGTGSKEERTAADHILRDLQNNPDMWLQVVHILSSTQNLNTKFFALQVLEGVIKYRWNALPAEQRDGMKNYISEVIVKLSSDEISFRRERLYVNKLNIILVQILKHEWPARWRSFIPDLVAAAKTSETICENCMAILKLLSEEVFDFSRGEMTQQKIKELKQSLNSEFQLIHELCLYVLSASQRAELIRATLATLHAFLSWIPLGYIFESPLLETLLKFFPVPAYRNLTLQCLTEVAALSFGDFYNMQYVNMYTIFLVQLQNILPPTTNFLEAYANGNTEEQAFIQNLALFFTSFFKSHIRVLESSQENINALLIGLEYLINISYVDDTEVFKVCLDYWNSLVLELFEAHHNLDNPAVTANMMGLQRRQLYAGPMSKLRLLMICRMAKPEEVLIVEDENGNIVRETMKDNDVLVQYKIMRETLIYLAHLDHEDTEQLMLKKLSKQLSGEDWTWNNLNTLCWAIGSISGSMVEEQENRFLVMVIRDLLNLCEITKGKDNKAVIASNIMYVVGQYPRFLRAHWKFLKTVVNKLFEFMHETHPGVQDMACDTFLKIVQKCKRKFVIVQVGENEPFVSELLTTLPTTIADLEPHQIHSFYESVGHMIQAESDPHKRDEYLQRLMELPNQKWGEIIGQAHQSVDFLKDQDVIRAVLNILQTNTSAANSLGTYFMSQISLIFLDMLNVYRMYSELISTSIQQGGPYASRTSFVKLLRSVKRETLKLIETFLDKAEDQPHIGKQFVPPMMDPVLGDYARNLPDARESEVLSLFATIINKYKGAMIEDVPRIFEAVFQCTLEMITKNFEDYPEHRLKFFSLLRAIATHCFLALMHLSSEQLKLIMDSIIWAFRHTERNIAETGLNLLLEMLKNFQASEFCNQFYRTYLSTIEQEIFAVLTDTFHKPGFKLHVLLLQHLFSLVESGVLTEPLWDVATAPYPYPNNGMFVREYTIKLLSSSFPNMTAAEVTQFVNGLFESRADLSSFKNHIRDFLVQSKEFSAQDNKDLYAEEAAAQKERDRQRMLSIPGLIAPNEIQDEMVDS; translated from the exons ATGGCGGCAGAGAAGTTGCGGGATTTGAGCCATCCGGTGGATGTTGCTCTGCTCGATGCCACTGTCGCTGCTTTCTATGGAACTGGATCTAAAGAGGAG AGGACTGCCGCAGATCATATTTTGCGGGACCTTCAAAATAATCCAGATATGTGGCTTCAAGTGGTTCACATTTTGTCCAGTACTCAGAACTTGAACACCAAGTTTTTTGCCCTACAG GTTCTAGAAGGTGTTATCAAGTATAGATGGAATGCTTTGCCCGCCGAACAACGAGACGGCATGAAAAACTATATTTCCGAAGTTATTGTGAAG CTTTCAAGCGATGAGATCTCCTTTCGGCGAGAGAGGTTATATGTTAACAAACTCAACATTATATTAGTGCAG ATTTTGAAGCATGAGTGGCCAGCCCGTTGGCGAAGCTTCATTCCTGACTTGGTCGCAGCTGCAAAAACTAGTGAAACCATCTGCGAGAATTGCATGGCCATTCTAAAA CTTCTAAGTGAAGAGGTCTTTGACTTCTCAAGGGGTGAAATGACTCAGCAAAAGATTAAAGAGTTAAAACAATCATTGAACAG TGAGTTCCAGCTCATTCACGAATTATGCCTATACGTATTATCAGCATCTCAAAGGGCTGAACTTATCAGGGCTACCCTAGCTACATTGCATGCATTTCTTTCATGGATTCCTCTTGGTTACATATTTGAGTCTCCACTG CTTGAAACACTTCTTAAGTTTTTTCCCGTGCCTGCATATCGCAATCTGACACTTCAGTGTTTGACGGAG GTTGCTGCTCTTAGTTTTGGGGATTTTTATAACATGCAGTATGTCAATATGTATACAATATTCTTGGTGCAACTGCAG AACATCCTCCCCCCAACTACAAACTTTTTAGAAGCTTATGCGAATGGAAACACTGAGGAGCAG GCCTTCATTCAGAATTTGGCTTTGTTTTTCACATCGTTTTTCAAG TCTCATATTCGAGTTTTAGAATCGTCACAAGAGAACATAAATGCGCTGCTAATCGGCCTTGAGTATCTCATCAATATCTCATATGTGGATGATACCGAAGTTTTTAAG GTTTGTTTGGACTATTGGAACTCCCTAGTTTTGGAGCTGTTTGAAGCTCACCATAATCTGGATAATCCGGCAGTGACTGCAAACATGATGGGACTGCAG CGACGTCAGCTGTATGCTGGACCAATGTCAAAGTTGAGACTGCTGATGATCTGTCGTATGGCAAAGCCAGAAGAGGTGCTTATCGTTGAGGATGAAAATGGAAATATAGTTCGTGAAACCATGAAAGACAATGATGTGCTTGTGCAGTATAAG ATTATGAGGGAAACTCTGATCTACTTGGCTCATCTTGATCATGAAGATACAGAACAACTG ATGCTGAAGAAATTAAGTAAACAACtgagtggagaggattggaCCTGGAACAACCTCAATACATTATGTTGGGCAATTGGATCTATCTCTGGTTCAATGGTGGAGGAGCAg GAAAACAGGTTTCTGGTGATGGTCATTCGTGATTTGTTGAACCTCTGTGAGATTACCAAAGGAAAGGACAATAAAGCAGTCATTGCCAGTAATATAAT GTATGTGGTTGGGCAGTACCCTAGATTTTTGAGGGCTCATTGGAAGTTCTTGAAAACTGTCGTGAACAAGTTGTTTGAATTCATGCACGAAACCCATCCTGGAGTTCAG GACATGGCATGTGATACGTTCTTGAAAATCGTGCAGAAATGCAAACGTAAATTTGTTATTGTACAG GTTGGAGAAAATGAACCATTCGTTTCAGAACTATTAACCACTCTTCCAACGACTATTGCAGATCTCGAGCCTCATCAGATCCATTCCTTTTATGAATCT GTGGGTCATATGATTCAAGCGGAATCGGATCCTCATAAGAGGGACGAATACTTACAGAGATTGATGGAGCTTCCTAATCAG AAATGGGGTGAAATTATAGGGCAGGCACATCAGAGCGTGGATTTCCTGAAAGATCAAGATGTGATAAGGGCGGTGCTTAATATATTGCAG ACAAATACTAGTGCTGCCAACTCTCTTGGAACATATTTCATGTCACAGATTTCTCTAATCTTTTTGGACATGCTCAATGTGTACAG AATGTACAGTGAACTTATATCTACCAGCATCCAACAAGGAGGGCCATACGCTTCCAGGACATCCTTTGTAAAACTTCTACG CTCAGTCAAGAGGGAAACATTAAAGCTCATTGAGACATTTCTTGACAAAGCTGAAGACCAACCTCATATTGGTAAACAGTTTGTTCCTCCGATGATGGATCCCGTACTTGGTGACTATGCCCGGAATTTACCTGATGCCAGAGAGTCGGAAGTTCTTTCTCTATTCGCCACAATAATAAATAA GTACAAAGGGGCTATGATTGAGGATGTTCCTCGCATATTTGAAGCTGTTTTTCAGTGTACTCTAGAG ATGATCACAAAGAATTTTGAAGACTATCCTGAGCACAGACTAAAATTTTTTTCGTTACTTCGGGCAATTGCTACGCATTGTTTTCTTGCTTTGATGCACTTGTCCAGTGAG CAACTAAAACTTATCATGGATTCCATCATTTGGGCCTTCCGGCATACTGAACGAAATATTGCCGAAACTGGACTCAACCTATTACTGGAGATGCTGAAAAACTTTCAG GCTTCTGAGTTTTGTAATCAGTTCTATAGGACTTATCTTTCGACAATAGAGCAAGAAATCTTTGCTGTTTTGACTGACACCTTCCACAAGCCTGGTTTTAAATTGCATGTGCTGTTGCTGCAGCACCTATTTAGCCTG GTGGAATCTGGTGTATTGACTGAGCCTTTGTGGGATGTTGCAACTGCTCCTTATCCTTATCCTAATAATGGCATGTTTGTTCGTGAGTACACAATTAAACTTTTGAGTTCATCCTTCCCTAACATGACGGCAGCCGAG GTAACCCAATTTGTAAATGGACTTTTTGAGTCGAGAGCTGATCTTTCATCATTCAAGAACCACATAAGAGACTTCCTTGTGCAGTCAAAGGAATTTTCAGCTCAG gacaACAAGGATCTTTATGCCGAGGAAGCTGCTGCACAGAAAGAAAGGGACCGACAAAGAATGCTATCAATTCCAGGGCTGATAGCGCCCAATGAGATACAAGATGAAATGGTGGACTCATAA